In Miscanthus floridulus cultivar M001 chromosome 5, ASM1932011v1, whole genome shotgun sequence, one genomic interval encodes:
- the LOC136451916 gene encoding 26S proteasome non-ATPase regulatory subunit 14 homolog, with protein sequence MERLQRIFGASGMGQPPTDSPLLDSSEQVYISSLALLKMLKHGRAGVPMEVMGLMLGEFVDDYTVRVVDVFAMPQSGTGVSVEAVDHVFQTNMLDMLKQTGRPEMVVGWYHSHPGFGCWLSGVDINTQQSFEALNPRAVAVVIDPIQSVKGKVVIDAFRLINPQTMMLGQEPRQTTSNVGHLNKPSIQALIHGLNRHYYSIAINYRKNELEEKMLLNLHKKKWTDGLILKRFDTHSKTNEQTVQEMLNLAIKYNNAVQEEDELPPEKLAIANVGRQDAKKHLEEHVSNLMSSNIVQTLGTMLDTVVF encoded by the exons ATGGAGCGGCTGCAGCGGATCTTCGGCGCCTCCGGCATGGGGCAACCGCCGACGGACTCGCCGCTGCTCGACTCCTCCGAGCAAGTCTACATCTCCTCCCTCGCGCTTCTCAAGATGCTCAAGCACG GGAGGGCGGGCGTGCCCATGGAGGTCATGGGCCTCATGCTCGGCGAGTTCGTCGACGACTACACCGTCAGGGTCGTCGACGTCTTCGCCATGCCGCAGAGCGGGACTGGGGTCAGTGTCGAGGCCGTTGACCACGTCTTCCAGACAAACATGCTTGACATGCTCAAGCAGACCGGCAG GCCAGAAATGGTTGTAGGCTGGTATCACTCACATCCTGGCTTCGGTTGCTGGCTATCAGGCGTTGATATCAACACTCAGCAG AGTTTTGAAGCTTTGAACCCCAGGGCGGTTGCTGTTGTGATAGACCCCATCCAAAGTGTGAAGGGGAAGGTGGTTATTGATGCATTCCGCCTCATTAATCCTCAGACCATGATGCTTGGCCAGGAGCCACGGCAGACAACATCAAATGTTGGGCACCTAAATAAGCCATCTATTCAG GCTCTTATCCATGGGCTGAACAGACACTACTACTCAATTGCAATCAATTACCGGAAAAATGAGCTTGAGGAGAAAATGTTGCTGAACTTGCACAAAAAGAAATGGACCGATGGGCTAATTTTGAAGAGGTTTGACACTCATTCAAAAACCAACGAGCAGACTGTCCAG GAAATGCTGAACCTAGCCATCAAGTACAACAATGCAGTGCAAGAGGAGGACGAGCTGCCACCTGAGAAACTTGCGATAGCAAATGTGGGTCGGCAAGATGCAAAAAAGCATTTGGAAGAACATGTGTCGAATTTGATGTCATCAAACATAGTTCAGACCCTAGGAACCATGCTTGACACGGTTGTCTTTTAG